One window of the Cryptomeria japonica chromosome 7, Sugi_1.0, whole genome shotgun sequence genome contains the following:
- the LOC131048774 gene encoding uncharacterized protein LOC131048774, producing the protein MLTLIISGGPLHVGFVDTQGQAFIDILPPGDVTIFSRGILHFELNVGTEEANYISALNSQNPGVVTSSMSILKLPLRSVATAFNITQQAVKKLDSTIYASDSHSPKINGVHWEPYAPTRHNVSRYPLPWAKTQEAEFSLCAFMAREKFQWMMYTDVGEFVLSDSWLNEQVGPEDKGFQEVKPSCKDLTSGALLNMVMSLSSQGTAFKNFRISYRATFLQV; encoded by the exons ATGCTTACTCTTATTATCTCAGGAGGGCCTCTTCATGTTGGTTTTGTTGATACTCAAG GTCAAGCTTTCATCGATATTTTGCCTCCTGGAGATGTCACCATATTTTCGAGGGGGATACTGCATTTTGAGCTTAATGTTGGAACTGAAGAAGCTAATTATATCTCTGCTCTCAACAGTCAAAATCCTGGTGTTGTG ACAAGCAGCATGTCAATATTGAAGCTTCCATTGAGAAGTGTGGCAACAGCTTTCAACATCACCCAACAAGCTGTAAAGAAATTAGATTCAACGATATATGCCAGTGATTCCCACTCCCCCAAAATAAATGGCGTCCATTGGGAACCATATGCACCGACCCGACATAATGTGAGCAGATATCCATTGCCATGGGCTAAGACACAGGAAGCAGAGTTTTCACTCTGTGCTTTCATGGCCAGGGAAAAGTTCCAATGGATGATGTATACCGAtgtgggtgagtttgtattatcTGATTCTTGGTTGAATGAGCAGGTGGGTCCTGAGGACAAGGGCTTTCAGGAAGTAAAACCCAGCTGCAAGGATCTTACTTCAGGGGCTCTCTTGAACATGGTTATGAGTCTAAGTTCACAAGGAACAGCCTTCAAGAATTTCCGAATCTCATATCGGGCAACTTTCCTTCAAGTGTAG